The sequence below is a genomic window from Cedecea neteri.
AAATCCGCGGCGTTGACGATTATCTCTTTTAGTGTACAGCACAGGATAACCCTTTCCTGAGCGCGAAACTCAGACATATACACTCTAAAACGCATAATTTTAACGGCTATTTGCCTTTTGCTCAATCTATACGCAAAGAGGTTTAGATGTCCAGATGTATTGACGTCTATACTGCGGTTGTTTACTCTGAGGCCTGACTTTTATTCGACCAGCAAGGATCGGACATACAATGACGCGTAAACAGGCAACCATCGCAGTTCGTAGCGGTTTGAATGATGACGAGCAATACGGCTGCGTCGTTCCACCTATCCACCTCTCCAGCACCTATAACTTTACCGGCTTTAATGAACCGCGTGCCCATGACTATTCACGCCGGGGTAACCCAACGCGCGACGTAGTACAGCGGGCGTTAGCGGAACTGGAAGGTGGCGCAGGGGCAGTCATGACCAATACCGGCATGTCAGCCATTCACCTGGTCACCACAGTATTCCTGAAACCTGGCGACCTGCTGGTTGCGCCTCACGACTGTTATGGGGGCAGCTATCGCCTGTTCGATAGTCTTGCAAAACGTGGGGCTTATCGCGTTTTATTCGTCGATCAGAACGATGAAGACGCTTTAAACTCTGCGCTGGCGGAAAAACCCAAGCTGGTTCTGGTAGAAAGTCCAAGTAATCCATTGTTGCGCGTCGTGGATATTGCGAAAATCTGTGCCGCAGCGCGTGAAGCGGGCGCAATCAGCGTGGTGGATAACACCTTCCTGAGCCCGGCACTGCAAAACCCGCTGGCGCTTGGCGCCGACCTGGTTCTGCACTCTTGCACCAAGTATCTCAACGGCCATTCAGACGTCGTTGCTGGCGTGGTGATTGCAAAAGATCCGGCCACGGTCACCGAACTGGCATGGTGGGCGAATAACATTGGCGTGACAGGCAGTGCATTTGACAGCTACCTGCTGTTGCGTGGCCTGCGCACTCTGTCGCCGCGTATGGAAGTGGCTCAGCGTAATGCTCAGGCCATTGTTGAGTTTCTCAAGCAGCAACCGTTGGTGAAAAAGCTGTATCATCCTTCACTGCCGGAAAACCAGGGCCACGAGATTGCCGCCCGTCAGCAAAAAGGGTTTGGCGCGATGCTGAGCTTTGAGCTGGACGGTGACGAGCAAACGCTGCGTCGTTTCCTGGGGGCGCTGTCGCTGTTTACCCTGGCAGAATCGCTGGGGGGCGTGGAAAGTTTGATTTCTCACGCCGCAACCATGACCCATGCGGGCATGGCACCGGAGGCGCGGGCCGCCGCCGGAATTTCTGAGACGCTGCTACGCGTTTCAACAGGTATAGAAGATAGTGAAGATTTAATTGCCGATCTGGAAAATGCCTTCCGGGTCGCTGCCGAGGGGTAAGCATGAGTGTTTCAGCACCAGCAGGGACGCCGGTTCGTCAACTGCACAAGTTTGGGGGCAGCAGTCTTGCCGATGTGAAATGTTACCTGCGCGTGGCGGGTATCATGACCGAATATTCCAGACCGGGTGACATGATGGTGGTTTCGGCCGCCGGCAGTACCACTAACCAGTTGATTAACTGGCTCAAGCTGAGCCAGAGCGACAGGCTTTCCGCGCATCAGGTGCAGCAAACGCTGCGCCGCTATCAGAGCGATCTTATTAGCGGTCTGCTGCCGCCGGAAGTGGCCGATGGCCTGATTGCCGGGTTTATCCACGACCTTGAGCGCCTTGCTGTTCTGCTGGACGGCAAAATGACCGATGCCGTTTATGCCGAAGTTGTTGGCCATGGGGAAGTCTGGTCGGCGCGTTTGATGGCCGCGGTGCTGAATCAGCAGGGCGTAGAAGCGGCCTGGCTGGATGCCCGTGATTTTATGCGCGCTGAACGTGCGGCTCAGCCACAGGTTGACGAAGGCCGTTCCTGGCCGCTGCTGCAAAACTTGCTTGCCCAGCACCCGAATAAACGCCTGGTTGTGACCGGCTTCATCTGCAGCAACGAAGCGGGTGAAACTGTTCTGCTGGGGCGTAACGGATCTGACTATTCAGCGACGCAGATTGGTGCGCTGGCTGGTGTTTCGCGCGTGACTATCTGGAGCGACGTCGCCGGGGTTTACAGCGCAGATCCGCGCAAAGTGAAAGATGCCTGCCTGTTGCCTCTGCTGCGTCTGGATGAGGCCAGCGAACTGGCTCGTCTCGCCGCGCCAGTCCTGCATGCTCGTACATTACAGCCTGTATCCGGCAGTGATATCGACCTGCAGCTGCGCTGCAGCTACTCACCGGAGCAAGGTTCGACTCGTATTGAGCGCGTTCTGGCGTCCGGTACGGGTGCCCGAATTGTGACCAGTCACGACGATGTTTGCCTGATCGAATATCAGGTGCCGTCGCATCAGGATTTCAAGCTGGCACAAAAAGAGCTGGATCTTATCCTCAAACGCGGTCAAGTGCGTCCGCTGTCGATTGGCGTGCACCCCGATCGTAATCTGCTGCAGCTTTGCTACACCTCGGAAGTCGCGAGCAGCGTGCTGCAACTTCTCCAGAATGCCAGTTTGCAGGGCGAGCTTCGCCTGCGTGAAGGCCTGGCGCTGGTGGCAATGGTCGGGGCCGGTGTTTGCCGCAACCCGCTGCATAGCCACCGTTTCTGGCAGCAGTTGAAAGATCATCCCGTGGAGTTTATCTGGCAGTCAGAAGACGGCATTAGCCTGGTGGCCGTGCTGCGCGTAGGCCCAACGGAAAGCCTGATTCAGGGGTTACACAAGTCGCTGTTTCGTGCGGAGAAGCGTATCGGCCTGATGCTGTTCGGCAAAGGCAACATCGGTTCCCGCTGGCTTGAGCTGTTTGCCCGCGAACAGGAAATTCTCTCCGCCCGTACCGGGTTTGAATTTGTGCTGGCTGGCGTGGTGGACAGCAGCCGCAGTTTGCTGAATTACGAAGGTCTGGATGCAAGTCGGGCACTGGCTTTCTTCAATGATGAGGCTGTTCAGCAGGACGAAGAATCGCTGTTCCTGTGGATGCGGGCTCACCCGTATGATGATTTAGTGGTACTGGACGTGACCGCCAGCGAGCAGCTCGCCGATCAATACCTGGACTTCGCCAGCCATGGCTTCCATGTGATCAGCGCCAACAAGCTTGCAGGCGCGGGGAACGGCCAGAAGTATCGCCAGATTCGCGATGCATTTGAGAAAACGGGCCGGCACTGGCTGTATAACGCCACGGTGGGCGCAGGGCTGCCGGTTAACCATACGGTTCGTGACCTGCGCGACAGCGGCGATGCTATTTTGGCTATCAGCGGTATTTTCTCGGGGACGCTTTCATGGCTGTTCCTGCAGTTTGACGGCACCGTGCCGTTTACTGAACTGGTTGATCAGGCCTGGCAGCAGGGGCTGACCGAGCCGGATCCGCGCGTGGACCTCTCCGGTAAAGACGTCATGCGTAAGCTGGTGATCCTGGCCCGTGAGGCGGGTTATGACATCGAGCCGGATCAAGTTCGCGTGGAATCTCTGGTGCCTGCAGGTTGTGAAGGCGGCTCCATCGACCATTTCTTCGAAAACGGTGATGAACTGAACGAGCAAATGCTGCAGCGGCTGGAAGCAGCGCAGGAGATGGGGCTGGTGCTGCGTTATGTGGCCCGATTTGATGCGAACGGCAAGGCGCGCGTAGGGGTTGAAGCCGTACGGGCAGAGCATCCTCTTGCCGCTCTGCTGCCGTGTGACAATGTCTTCGCGATTGAAAGCCGCTGGTACCGTGACAACCCGCTGGTGATCCGCGGGCCTGGCGCCGGGCGCGATGTGACCGCCGGGGCCATTCAGTCCGATCTCAACCGCCTGGCACAGCTGCTGTAGTTTCTTTCCCGCACTCTCTTTCTTTGGAAGAGAGTGCGCTTTTCTGCATGTCTTTTTCTCCGCTTCTCCTGAAAAAAATTCATCTTATGTGAGAATTCCTCCACATTTTGTGGTGACATTTTCATTGACGGCTCTCGCCTTTTCGGTCATCTTTCTATCTGGACGTCTAAACGTCTGGATAGCAATAAAACGCCACCATACGATAACGATGCGATTGATGAGGTAAGGGTATGAGCTTTTTTCACGCGAATCAGCGGGAAGCGCTGAACCAGAGTCTGGCCGAAGTGGCCGGGCATATTCATGTTTCCTTTGAGTTTTTCCCGCCGCGCAGCAGTGAAATGGAACAAACCCTGTGGAAGTCTATCGACAGGCTAAGCATCCTGAAGCCAACGTTTGTTTCCGTGACCTACGGGGCGAACTCCGGTGAGCGTGATCGTACCCACAGCATCATCAAAGGCATCAAAGAGCGTACCGGCCTTGAAGCGGCCCCGCATCTGACCTGTATCGATGCAACGCGTGATGAGCTGCGCGCGATTGCGCAGGACTACTGGAACAACGGCATCCGCCATATCGTGGCGCTACGTGGCGACTTGCCGCCTGGTAGCGGTAAGCCGGATATGTATGCTTCAGACCTGGTTGGTCTGCTAAAGGACGTGGGTGACTTCGATATTTCCGTTGCGGCCTACCCGGAAGTCCATCCCGAAGCCAAAAGCGCTCAGGCAGATTTACTCAGTCTGCGCCGTAAAATTGAAGCTGGCGCTAACCGCGCGATCACGCAATTCTTCTTCGATGTTGAAAGCTACCTTCGCTTCCGCGATCGCTGCGCGGCCACAGGCATTGATGTTGAGATTATCCCGGGTATTCTGCCTGTCTCAAACTTCAGGCAGGCGAAGAAATTTGCCGATATGACCAATGTGCGTATTCCGTCCTGGATGGCGCAAATGTTTGAAGGCCTGGATAACGATGCCGAAACCCGTCAACTGGTGGGCGCGAACATCGCTATGGATATGGTGAAAATCCTGAGCCGGGAAGGCGTGAAGGATTTCCACTTCTATACGCTGAACCGGGCGGAAATGAGCTATGCGATCTGCCACACTTTAGGCGTTCGACCGAAGCTTTAAATATTGATTTCACATAAAAAAAGCCCCGTTCATAAGTGAGCAGGGCTTTTTGCTTTATGGACTAAAAAAGTTACTGATTGCTGCCGCTATCGCCGTAAGGCAGCGAATCGTAATCCCGCAGCGCATTTTTCTCATACGGGTTGCCAATCCAGCGGGTCGCTTCGACAAACTGTGGGCTGGCGATGGCTCGCGTCGCGTCGTAGCCGTCATAGCTTAAACCGGCCAAATCAGACCAGGTATGAATCAGTTCTGAGCTGCTGTACTTGCGGTTTATATCTCCCGAGAAGTCACGCGGGTGGGCCTGCTGCCAGGTCGGTGACGTCCAGACGATGAACGGGATGGTGTACATATGACGCGTCGGATTGTTTTCGTTGCGCCCCTGGGTCTGGTGCGGCGGCGTGTCGTAAACCTCTTCCCCGTGATCGGAGAAATAAAGCAGGAAACCGTTAGGATCGCTGGCCTTGTAGTCTTTGATCAGCGTGGAAACCACATGGTCGTTAAACAGGTTGGCGTTATCGTAACTGTTGTAGGCTTCTTGCTGATCTTTGGTTAATCCAGCCGGTAAATCGTCCGTTTTACCATCAAACTTGTTCCAGTTTTCCGGGTAGCGGAAGTCGTAGCGAATATGCGTGCCGAGCAGGTGCACGATAATGAATTTCTTCGGTGCAGGGTCGGCCAGAACCTCTTTAAACGGTGCGAGGACGTTAGTGTCGTATTCGCGCGCACTCTGGGTACGCTGCTGGTTCATATAATACTGTTTGTCGGTCTGCTTCGAGAATACGGCCAGCATGGTGTTGCGTTCGGTCATGGTCTGCTGGTTAGTGATCCAGAAGGTTTTGTACCCGGCCTGCTTCATCAGGTTCATCAGCGAGGGCTTGGTCAGGTAAAGGTCCGGATCTTTCTCGTCGGCAAACGTCAGCGCCTGCTGCAGAATTTCAATGGTATAAGGACGCGAAGTGACGACGTTATTAAACACCGTCATTTGCGGGTCAGTTTTATGCAGCTCATCCAGCTCTGGCGTTGTCTGGCGGTGGTAGCCGTACAGGCTCATGCGGCCACGCTGCGTTGACTCACCAATAACCAGCACCAAAGTGCGTGGCGCATTACCGGAGGCGTCTTTCAGGTTAGCCAACGGCGGCAGCGCATTGTTGGACGTTAGCAGGTTATTCAGGCTGTCCAACTGCTGACGATATTCGGTGTAGGCGACGATAAACTGCCAGGGTGCTGCAGGCTCAAGGCGATAAGAAATGCTTGAGAAGGATTCGCCAATACTGCGTTTGTTGATAAGCCACTCTTTACCCACCGGATTAAGCACCAGGCCAAACAGGATGGCGAAGGAAACCAACCAGCGCCATGGGTTTGGAATATAAACCGGGCGCAGGCGTGTCCAAAGAAAGATGGCAACCAGCGTATAGGCAAGCGTAATCAGCAGCAGTTTCAGGCTGAAATACTGGCTCAGATATTCACTGGCTTCGTTGGCGTTTGTTTCGAACATCACAAACAGAACGCTTTGTGAGAACTCCTGCCCGTAGACAACGTAATAGCCCAGAGCGGCGATTGAGGCAGCCCAAAGGATAACGCCAATGACGGCGGCAATAATGCGTGTGCGCTGTGGGAACAGAAATACAGGAATAAACCACAGAGAGCTAAACAGTAAGGAGTCACGAAGCCCCGTTGTACCGCTGTAGCCTGTCGTTAAGATGGCAATCTGCAAAACTGAGGAAAAATACCAAAAGTAGAGTAAAACCCATCCAAGGGCTTTAATGCTGAACTTGCGTTCAGACTGTTTCAATGTGAAGTGCATACTCTTGCCTGTGCTATTAAATTATCATTAACCGTAATGAGAAAACCTTAAGTAAGCCTTAGTTATGAACGCTACGGTGGCTTGTACTCACGAAAAAAGCCACCCATTGCTGAGTGACTTTTGCGCACAATATAGAAAATGTGTCGGGATAATGACAGCGTAATTTCAGGCTTGTTCCGGGGATATTTATGCGGCCAACGCTTTTGGATTTTTTGTTGTTTATTTGTTGAAGATGGCGGGGGAAATAAACATGTTAAGTAGGCTTAATGGCAATGCGTGTTTTACCTGACGAAAAATAAAAACCCCCGCATTTGCGGGGGCTTGATGAAGCTAAAAAATCTTAGCCGGTATTACGCATCCCGGCGGCAACGCCGGCGATGGTGACCATCAGGGCTTGCTCTACGCGGGCATCAGGCGCTTCGCCTTTCTCTTCAGACTGGCGTGAGCGATGCAGCAGCTCGGCCTGCAGGACGTTCAGCGGATCGGTATAGATATTACGCAGGGTGATTGACTCGGCAATCCACGGTAAATCTTCCATCAGATGCGAGTCGTTGGCGATGTCCAGCACGACTTTGATGTCGGCTTCCAGCTGGTCACGCAGCTGTTTACCCAGCTTCCACAGCTCCGGCTTCACCAGGCGCTGATCGTAGTATTCCGCCAGCCAAAGGTCGGCTTTCGCAAACACCATCTCCAGCATGCCGAGGCGTGTGGAGAAGAACGGCCAGTCGCGGCACATTGTTTCCAGCTCGCTTTGCTTGCCTTCTTCCACGACCTTCTGCAGCGCCGCACCTGCGCCCAGCCAGGCCGGCAACATCAGGCGGTTTTGGGTCCAGGCGAAGATCCACGGAATCGCACGTAAAGATTCTACCCCGCCGTTTGGACGACGTTTGGCTGGGCGAGAGCCCAACGGCAGTTTGCCCAATTCCAGCTCCGGCGTGGCGGAACGGAAATACGGCACGAAGTCTTTGTTCTCGCGAATGTAGCCGCGATACATCTCGCACGATGTTGCGGAAAGTGAGTTCATGATTTGAATCCACTCTTTCTTCGGCTCTGGCGGCGGCAGCAGGTTAGCTTCAAGGATCGCGCTGGTGTAGAGCGACAGGCTGCTGATGGTAATTTCCGGCAGGCCGTATTTAAAGCGAATCATCTCACCCTGCTCGGTGACGCGCAGGCCGCCTTTCAGGCTGCCCGGTGGCTGAGAAAGCAGGGCTGCGTGGGCTGGCGCACCGCCGCGGCCGATGGAGCCGCCGCGACCGTGGAACAACGTCAGGGCGATACCGGCTTTCTCACATGTTTTAATCAGCGCATCTTGCGCTTCGTACTGCGCCCAGGATGCGGCCATCACGCCAGCGTCTTTCGCCGAGTCGGAATAGCCAATCATCACCATCTGTTTGCCCTGGATAAAGCCACGGTACCAGTCGATATTCAGCAACTGGGTCATGACGTCGTCGGCGTTATTCAGGTCGTCGAGGGTTTCAAACAGCGGTGCAACCGGCAGGGCGAAGGTACAGCCCGCTTCTTTCAGCAGCAGGTGAACGGCCAGGACGTCTGACGGCGTTTTTGCCATCGAAATAACGTAGGCCGCGATAGAACCACGTGGCGCTTCGGCCACTACTTTACAGGTTTCCAGCACTTCGCGGGTTTCTTCGCTTGGCTCCCATTGGCGAGGCAGCAGAGGGCGCTTGGAGTTCAGTTCGCGGATCAGGAAGGCTTGCTTATCAGCCTCTGACCAGCTTTCGTAGTCACCGATGCCAAGATAGCGGGTCATTTCGCCCAGCGCTTCGCTGTGGCGGGTGCTTTCCTGACGAATATCAATGCGTACCAGCGGCACGCCGAAGCATTTCACGCGGCGCAGGGTGTCGAGCAACTGCCCGTTAGCGATGATGCCCATGCCGCAGGCCTGCAGGGATTGATAACAGGCGTAGA
It includes:
- the metF gene encoding methylenetetrahydrofolate reductase; the protein is MSFFHANQREALNQSLAEVAGHIHVSFEFFPPRSSEMEQTLWKSIDRLSILKPTFVSVTYGANSGERDRTHSIIKGIKERTGLEAAPHLTCIDATRDELRAIAQDYWNNGIRHIVALRGDLPPGSGKPDMYASDLVGLLKDVGDFDISVAAYPEVHPEAKSAQADLLSLRRKIEAGANRAITQFFFDVESYLRFRDRCAATGIDVEIIPGILPVSNFRQAKKFADMTNVRIPSWMAQMFEGLDNDAETRQLVGANIAMDMVKILSREGVKDFHFYTLNRAEMSYAICHTLGVRPKL
- the ppc gene encoding phosphoenolpyruvate carboxylase; amino-acid sequence: MNERYSALRSNVSMLGKLLGDTIKDALGENILDRVETIRKLSKSSRAGNEANRQELLSTLQNLSNDELLPVARAFSQFLNLANTAEQYHSISATGEAASNPEVIAKTLQKLKSQPGIGEADIRAAVESLSLELVLTAHPTEITRRTLIHKLVEVNSCLKQLDHSDLADYERNQIMRRLRQLVAQAWHTDEIRKHRPSPVDEAKWGFAVVENSLWEGVPNYLRELNEQLEENLNYKLPVDFVPVRFTSWMGGDRDGNPNVTSDITRHVLLLSRWKATDLFLRDIAVLVSELSMVECTAELSELAGPDAGQEPYRHIMKGLRQQLLATQAWLEARLKGQRLPKPEGLLIQNEQLWDPLYACYQSLQACGMGIIANGQLLDTLRRVKCFGVPLVRIDIRQESTRHSEALGEMTRYLGIGDYESWSEADKQAFLIRELNSKRPLLPRQWEPSEETREVLETCKVVAEAPRGSIAAYVISMAKTPSDVLAVHLLLKEAGCTFALPVAPLFETLDDLNNADDVMTQLLNIDWYRGFIQGKQMVMIGYSDSAKDAGVMAASWAQYEAQDALIKTCEKAGIALTLFHGRGGSIGRGGAPAHAALLSQPPGSLKGGLRVTEQGEMIRFKYGLPEITISSLSLYTSAILEANLLPPPEPKKEWIQIMNSLSATSCEMYRGYIRENKDFVPYFRSATPELELGKLPLGSRPAKRRPNGGVESLRAIPWIFAWTQNRLMLPAWLGAGAALQKVVEEGKQSELETMCRDWPFFSTRLGMLEMVFAKADLWLAEYYDQRLVKPELWKLGKQLRDQLEADIKVVLDIANDSHLMEDLPWIAESITLRNIYTDPLNVLQAELLHRSRQSEEKGEAPDARVEQALMVTIAGVAAGMRNTG
- a CDS encoding bifunctional aspartate kinase/homoserine dehydrogenase II, translating into MSVSAPAGTPVRQLHKFGGSSLADVKCYLRVAGIMTEYSRPGDMMVVSAAGSTTNQLINWLKLSQSDRLSAHQVQQTLRRYQSDLISGLLPPEVADGLIAGFIHDLERLAVLLDGKMTDAVYAEVVGHGEVWSARLMAAVLNQQGVEAAWLDARDFMRAERAAQPQVDEGRSWPLLQNLLAQHPNKRLVVTGFICSNEAGETVLLGRNGSDYSATQIGALAGVSRVTIWSDVAGVYSADPRKVKDACLLPLLRLDEASELARLAAPVLHARTLQPVSGSDIDLQLRCSYSPEQGSTRIERVLASGTGARIVTSHDDVCLIEYQVPSHQDFKLAQKELDLILKRGQVRPLSIGVHPDRNLLQLCYTSEVASSVLQLLQNASLQGELRLREGLALVAMVGAGVCRNPLHSHRFWQQLKDHPVEFIWQSEDGISLVAVLRVGPTESLIQGLHKSLFRAEKRIGLMLFGKGNIGSRWLELFAREQEILSARTGFEFVLAGVVDSSRSLLNYEGLDASRALAFFNDEAVQQDEESLFLWMRAHPYDDLVVLDVTASEQLADQYLDFASHGFHVISANKLAGAGNGQKYRQIRDAFEKTGRHWLYNATVGAGLPVNHTVRDLRDSGDAILAISGIFSGTLSWLFLQFDGTVPFTELVDQAWQQGLTEPDPRVDLSGKDVMRKLVILAREAGYDIEPDQVRVESLVPAGCEGGSIDHFFENGDELNEQMLQRLEAAQEMGLVLRYVARFDANGKARVGVEAVRAEHPLAALLPCDNVFAIESRWYRDNPLVIRGPGAGRDVTAGAIQSDLNRLAQLL
- the metB gene encoding cystathionine gamma-synthase, encoding MTRKQATIAVRSGLNDDEQYGCVVPPIHLSSTYNFTGFNEPRAHDYSRRGNPTRDVVQRALAELEGGAGAVMTNTGMSAIHLVTTVFLKPGDLLVAPHDCYGGSYRLFDSLAKRGAYRVLFVDQNDEDALNSALAEKPKLVLVESPSNPLLRVVDIAKICAAAREAGAISVVDNTFLSPALQNPLALGADLVLHSCTKYLNGHSDVVAGVVIAKDPATVTELAWWANNIGVTGSAFDSYLLLRGLRTLSPRMEVAQRNAQAIVEFLKQQPLVKKLYHPSLPENQGHEIAARQQKGFGAMLSFELDGDEQTLRRFLGALSLFTLAESLGGVESLISHAATMTHAGMAPEARAAAGISETLLRVSTGIEDSEDLIADLENAFRVAAEG
- a CDS encoding phosphoethanolamine transferase CptA, with protein sequence MHFTLKQSERKFSIKALGWVLLYFWYFSSVLQIAILTTGYSGTTGLRDSLLFSSLWFIPVFLFPQRTRIIAAVIGVILWAASIAALGYYVVYGQEFSQSVLFVMFETNANEASEYLSQYFSLKLLLITLAYTLVAIFLWTRLRPVYIPNPWRWLVSFAILFGLVLNPVGKEWLINKRSIGESFSSISYRLEPAAPWQFIVAYTEYRQQLDSLNNLLTSNNALPPLANLKDASGNAPRTLVLVIGESTQRGRMSLYGYHRQTTPELDELHKTDPQMTVFNNVVTSRPYTIEILQQALTFADEKDPDLYLTKPSLMNLMKQAGYKTFWITNQQTMTERNTMLAVFSKQTDKQYYMNQQRTQSAREYDTNVLAPFKEVLADPAPKKFIIVHLLGTHIRYDFRYPENWNKFDGKTDDLPAGLTKDQQEAYNSYDNANLFNDHVVSTLIKDYKASDPNGFLLYFSDHGEEVYDTPPHQTQGRNENNPTRHMYTIPFIVWTSPTWQQAHPRDFSGDINRKYSSSELIHTWSDLAGLSYDGYDATRAIASPQFVEATRWIGNPYEKNALRDYDSLPYGDSGSNQ